A stretch of DNA from Arachis hypogaea cultivar Tifrunner chromosome 19, arahy.Tifrunner.gnm2.J5K5, whole genome shotgun sequence:
ACTGGCTTTGAGATTTGTAAAGATGAACGTTGGGTTGGACACTTGCATTTGCAAGTTGCAAGTACAGTTACTATTCTGTTGTTTTTTAAGGTTGTATTTGTTTGATGGGACACAGATACTAATACATAGATATGGTGATACACGTCTACTATTTGTTTGCTGAGATacggatttttgaaaaatttttgaagaacacGGTGACACACAAATATACATAAAATACATATATTTGGTGTCCTTAAAAAAAGATGAGACACTGAGACACATTGAATAAGACACAAATCTTTACTCTTTTATccttagtaattttttaaaatgccACTCTTATTCCTAACTTtaatccatctttcttcttttcctttttcattttctgttcagattctatcctcctccttttCTCTCCTCCTTTTCCCTTTTTTCCTTTGTCATTGTCCTTTTTCTCTGCCACTGCTACCGCCATTGCCGTCGCACTCTCCTCTCTTCGTCTTCCTCTTCTCACTCTTCTCTCTGCGTCTACTCTaccttcttcctcctctcctgGCCTCCCTCCTTTCTCCGCCTCTGCTCTACCTTTGTTCTCCCCTTCTCATTCGCTTTTTCGCCTCTATTCCATCGTCGTCCTCTCTTTCTCATTTCTCTCTCTGTCTTCTATTCCACCTTCGTTCTCTCCTTCTCATTCATCTCTCTAcgtgattcaaaatttttcatatctatttttttagatttgtttTTCAGATTTAAAGAATAAGAGGAGATTGTTACAACgtggaaaaagaaattttttcctgtaataaattttttttcaaatttaaattttttttctaaaaaaatagttgAATTGATTATTGAAAGGGTTCTTGTTGAAAATAATTTAGATTAATGTTAAATGGTGGTGATGGTAAAAACtgaaaagtaatagtgattgtagTGGTAGTGATAAAGTATTGGTGGTAATGTAGgaataaaattgatatttaatttatattggtGTGTTTTGTCCAATATTactaaacacaataaaaaaatttgtatatttttgTGTATATGTCTCTTTGTGTATTTGTGTCTGCGtccatatatatatttaaaaaacaataaaCAAACGTTGCCTAACGTCTTCGTTTTCACTTGGTTGGTCGAGTGGGGCTATTTTGTAAAATCACGCAACTTCATATAAATGAGTTGTATCTGCTGATAGTATATTTTTCAAGTGCACACTTAGCTGTGTATAAATATTatttggaaaagtataggtagataatgaaaatactaaataatgtgaacaatagatatatttgATGTTTATTTTACTAGGTGTGCaaatgattattctaatattaagatttagataaGTAATTTAGAGGTCTAGTGTGTTTTGATTTGATTGGTGATTGTTTATGTTGTTCAAAAAATTTATTGATTACCTACCATAATCCATATTATTTTAGTGTATTATGATCACATAATAAGGCACATATGAATATGATTATCGTACCCATTACTGGTGTATAAAAATGTTAAACCCAACAAGGGTCGAtgattttttgaattcaaataagaCCTTAATTTTCTAATTGAACCAAATTGGGTTAGTCTACTGATGAGCTTATTAGCTCGCTTAAATAAATGTTGAGGGTTCGAATCCCGTCTTGTGCATATAGTAATTTATTGGCCAACAATAAACTCTTAAATGAAGTTCAGTACTGCGACGAATTAGACTTTAATCTATCAAAAAGGAGATaccgtaaaaaaataaaaaataactttctAGTTGAATTAAGTGCATATTAATCTATTGATTTGATGAGTACATatgatgcatgattttttttttttactattcaaATTTAGATTTTGTGCTAATGCTAGAAAagttcatttatttttatttataaggtGAAAGGAGAAATGAATCAATATAAGGACCATttgataagatattttttttatcttgtttaagtattatttgaaaaaaaaaatcatagtcTAATCTTGATATGATAATTGATATAGAAAAGAttcaatgaataataataataataaaaataacacacaAAGACCAACCCAAATAAAAAGACATTATAATATGATAATACTAAACTTAAGTTTAAGAAACTGATCAATGATAACTATATAGTTTTAGAAGCCTTAGAGATACATTTACATTATATTACATGACACAGAGGTGATATACATTATAAACCATCATGTTAGATCTTTAGATCAATTCAAAACATTATAAACCATCATACTTGACCATAGTGGAATTCAAAATGACTTTCAATTACATCTCCTTCATTTCTGCTTCAGTTTTTAGGATAGTAATGATTAAAAAAGGACCTATACAGATAGATAATCATATTTATCTTGAACCATCatatgaaatttaatttaataatactcAATTACTAATTTTTCTCATGTTTTCGGTTATCTGGAGTCTTGACTTGACACATGCCAaattaaaaaagacaaaataGTAATACAAATTAAAGAACATAATCTGACACATTGTAATTTTTGCACGTAATatctgaattttaaatttaattcaaaGATTCAAAAATGCTAAAAATTACAATTTACTTTACAACCTAAAAATTTGCTATCTTAATCTCAGCAAGGATAATATATTTGCCTAACGGTATTGTAAATGAAAAGTATCAAAATTTTGCTAAATCCTATCCACCATATCTCATAGCTATATGTGGAATGCAAGAATAATCATAgtttacatatataaaataatatgataaattaAGAGTATAGAGAAGGGTTGTACCCAAAGAATATTTGTACTTAAAATTCAAAAGCTTATATCCTTAAATCATTTGTCTTAAAAATTTAAGCTGATAGAAGAGACAATATGAATAGTCACTAAAGATCGAATACTCTTGACCTTCAGATATAGAAGTTTAATACCATATTATAAAACCATTCATCTCAAAAGTTTAAGCATAGAAAAAGACAACATAGTTATATCTATAACAACAAAATATCAGCCATGAAAATCTGTCTTTGCCTCTTTCAAGATTATCAAACTCGCGAGTCTAAGTAAACTCGTCTGACCTAGACTTGACTCGCGAGTTAACTCGTAGACTCGTATGAGTTCACCTGTTTTATATATATTCATACATAATGTATATTTACTCAATTCTAAcccttcaaaattaataatatcaatcttaaagcacataataaattaaaataacagcacacattataacaaatattttaaaatacacattcaaatcctctataattattcttatacaaatacaacatagaacacacaaaattaaaaattctaaatctgtAATACTAAATCTTTAATTCAACATCGAACaatatcaaataatcaaattaactctagtcaaaataattaattactaatcagCCATGAATGGATGAACCATCTGGCCATCTAACATAAACAAtaaatagaagatacagaagaaaaGAAGGGGGCAAAGTCCCAACAACAGTAGATCGAAGACAAGGGTGCAGCAGCACAGCACGAAACGACGGCGACAAAGAGTCATAGATTTCATGACGATGCAAACCAGAGCATAGTGGAGATAGCACAATGGAGTTGCGGATAGTGGAGATGTGAAGAAATACAAAACAGAGGGCAACATAGGTAAAATTCACAAAGACAATGGCGCAAATCAGAGCATAGGTAGCAGACGCAGGCGAACAATGACAGCTCGACGGGGAACAGCGACTGCGACAGAACATAGAAAAAGTGAGACTTGAGAGTAACGACACATATGAGTGAGTTGTGAATGAGTTTTCTTTcgttttttgagagtgttatcaaaaccctaataattttttttttgggtttcaaaatgaggctcttttgaaaaaaaaataaagaaaaacacaaactcgcTAACTTGGTCCTAAACTTACGAGTTTGTCTGAGTTTGACCGAGTCTAGCCAAGTTTACTTAGGATAAAGTCTATGTCGGAGCCAACTCGATTTCATATCTAAACTCGTAAACTCGAGAGTTTGATAACAATGGCCTCTTTGGTTATCACTTATCAGTGCAGAAGCACTCTTCTTTCAAGAAATAAATGCTTATCATTTTGAAAAACACACAACAACCCAGTATGTTTTTGCTTTGACTTTGAGCATAAGATCTCtaatatttaatttctttttttaaattcatgATTTGGTACTAATCATTAATCTAATCTGCATCCTGAAGCAACttaaaaaacacagaaaaaccTAGTATCTATGATTATGATTATTAGCTGTTAGACTACACAGATTACGAATTGAATAGAATAGTAACTAAACTTCAAAAACCAGCTTAAAAGGCAAAAGTTTTCTCGTATTTGGTGATTTACGTGTTGAATTTTTTTGTCTAAATTAATGGCACAGTGACATTGAGATTCCAATCCCAATTTGACCTAAAAAAGTCAAAGAACGGGTCCAAGTATGAACATGATTTTCCAAATCATAGAAGTGAAATGCGCGTAAAGTCAAAGTGCGGTGTGTTGAGACTTACTTTGTGGTTTCTGGTATTAGCGATTCAGATCCTTCTTAGTTTTGACGCTGAAGCTTCAACTATTGTGAACCAAGTAAAGGTACCGTGATGCTTCAATCCCTAATTTTCACAGATTCACTTCAATCATTCTCCAGCATAAACTCAAAgttctttcttttgcatttctCTTATTACCTATTGAGGATGTTGACTATGCTTGCATCTCATCatgaattaaaaaagaaagagcTTTGCTGTTTTTCTTGCTTATAgctcaattaattaatataaaaagtgTTTCAGTCTTTTTCAGTTTTTGCGTTTCAGAAGTTGCTTATTTAGAAATAGTTATACGTTTGTTTACTAAATCAGTGATAAATTGATTAACTTATAGAAATATCCCTGGTGAATATGTTATACAACCATTCACCCCAGTGCATTGAAGACTCTGAAGATATTGCAGTAAAACTTTATTAGAATTATCtgctaaaaaaaagatatggacCTTTTGGCAAATTGCAATGAGTTCTTTTTGCCTAATGTTTTGTTATATATTGACAGAACAGGTTCTGTGGATCTTTGATTTTAGCAACCACAATTTTCAAGACATACCAAGTTGAAATCTAATTCATCTCCTGCAATTTAATGACATCTCATCCTTAATTTTATTTGTCTGACTTTGATGACTAAATAGAGACCATACATGGTCAGAGTTAATCTTCATCTTTCCTATGTACTATTGCTCATTTACTTCCTTTTTTGTGTCTTGATTAGCACTACAAAAGCTGATGATATTGGTGTTTACTGGGGCCAAAATAGTAATGAGGGAACTCTTGCTAATACATGTGAATCAAGAAAGTACTCCTATGTAAACATAGCATTCCTTACCACATTTGGAAATGGTGAAACCCCGGTACTAAACCTGGCAGGACATTGTAATCATTCTTCAAAAGGGTGCACTGGTCTTAGCTTAGATATCAAAAGTTGCCAGAAGCAAGGGATCAAGGTCATGCTCTCGATCGGAGGAGGATCCAGTACATCCCAATTGACTTCTTCTAAAGATGCTAAAAATGTTTCTGATTATCTCTGGAACAATTTCTTGGGTGGTAACTCATCTTCGCGCCCTCTTGGGGATGCAGTGTTAGATGGGATAGAATTCAACCCAGGTGATAATGGATACTCAATATACTGGATGGACCTTGCACGTTACCTCAAGTCCAACTCAACACAAAATGTTTCTATAGGTGCAGCTCCTCAATGCCCCCTTGTTAGTGCTGAGAACTCTACCTTTAGTAGTGGATATTTCGATTATCTTTCGGTACAATTCTACAACAATCCTCCATGCAATTTTGTGAGTAGCAGTACTAGTGGCTTCATAAATGCATGGCACCAATGGAGCAATTTGAAAGTGAAGAAAATATTTCTGGGGTTGCCAGCATCTTCTGATGAAGCTGCATCTGGCTATATTCCTGCAAATTTGTTAAATTCTCAGGTCCTTCCTATCATAAGGAACTCATCTAATTATGGAGGCATAATGTTGTGGGACAGATACAGCGATGTTAAGAGCAGATATAGTGATTCCATCGAATTCGATACAGGTCAGCAAATAACACTTGCTCTTTgacacaaccaccaccacaatttGTATGcattattgaagaagaaaagTTGTTGTTTAGTTCTAAGAAGTTCACTTTTTTTCTCTATTTGTTGGTGGCATGCAGGAGCTCAAGCATCCACGCCTGCCAAAAGGAACAAAACCCACACAGGTTAGTGTATAGCACTTAACGGTTTAATAGAAAGATCACAATAGTTTATAGTGTTGTATACTTTGTGTCTAGAAGAAAACTAAGTTGTTATTCAATCCTGCTTAATTCACTATTTCTTTGTTTGTTGGTTGTACAAATTAAAAAAAGGGAAAGCACCCATTCCTGTGGAAAGCATCAAACCTCATGCAGGTTAACAACACTGTGTGTTTTACAGTTTATAGTCTTTTACACTTCTAGAAGAACTTTGGTGCTTTATTTATCTGCTAAATTCACCATCTCATGTTTTCTGTTTTTGTGGTTGGTATGCAGGAAATGGAAAACGCCATCTAGGTGAGCAAACAACAATTAGTGGTTAATTAAACAACCATAACTATTCATAGAAATGTACACTTTTAGAACAAAATTCGTTATTTAATTTACTGTTTAGTCACCAGTAAATCAATAGTTGCTAACTGCAGAAATCAAATAAGCTAAAACAACtatgataataaaaaatcaaaagcaATGATGAAGAGGATTAGAGGAGTATCCACAGTTGTCTCTTTGCAATAGTTTTCTGATCTTTGAAAGTAAATTCAAATTGTTGCCATAAATACTTTCACAACCTGCATATTGTCCTCTGATGAGTTGCAGTTATAAGGATAGTTATTGGCGTGGGAGCTGCCATTACAATATGTTTAATTTGCTACTTGAGCTGTGTATGTTGGAGGAAGTACAAAGCAGAAGGTAATCACCACTTTATACCTTCTAATTTTAATCCTCAAGTAACTTATGATGACTTGTAGAGTAAGAATACTATGTAACTCCATTTTCATTTCACTAGTGGATACAAGAAACAGGCAAAGGAAGCTAATACATGACATTGGAGGTGCTGCAATGCTTTCCAGGATGAATTACATAGCAAAAAAGTTTAAAAGAGAGGCTAATGCAGGCGATGAGATTGAAATATTCAGTTTTGAAAGCATGGTCGCTGCTACAAACAATTTCTCAAGCTCAAATAAGCTTGGTGAAGGAGGATTTGGACCTGTTTATATGGTATTGCCTAGATGCATTAAGTTTAGAAACCATCTACATAAGAAAGTATGTAATGTCATGACACTTTCAGGGTAGATTGACAAACCAACAAGAAATTGCGATAAAGCGACTCTCTACAAGTTCGGGTCAAGGGTTAACAGAGTTTAAGAATGAAGCTAAACTCATTGCAAAACTGCAGCACACTAATCTTGTGAAGCTTATAGGGCTCTGCATCCAAAGAGAAGAGAGAATGTTGGTCTATGAGTACATGTCCAACGGAAGCTTAGACTTGCACTTATTTGGTAGCCTTTCTTCTTTATCTTAACTTTTGAATGAGCCTAACAAGTTTTATTGCTTATTAGTATGCATTATGTTCTCAAATAGATTCAGAAAGAAGGAATGTTTTGGATTGGGAAAAGCGGCTTAACATCATAGAAGGCATTGCTCAAGGACTATTATATCTTCACAAGTATTCAAGGCTAAAAGTGATTCATCGTGATTTGAAAGCCGGCAACATATTACTTGACGATGAGATGAAACCTAAGATATCGGATTTTGGCATGGCTAGAATACTAGGACTAACAGGTTCTGAAGAAAAAACAAACCGAATTGTTGGAACACAGTAAGTATGCAAAATCATTGATAACCTCTTTTTTAGTCTCAAATGCTATGACATATTTATACTTATGTATGTTATCACTTTCAGTGGTTACATGTCTCCAGAGTATATGTTAAATGGCGTCGTCTCCCCAAAAGTAGACGTTTTCAGCTTTGGTGTATTGCTGCTAGAGATTCTCAGTGCAAAAAAGAATAACTCCTCTTATAACCCTGATTTTCCACTACTCAATCTCATTGGAAATGTAAGTCTTCAAAGCTTCTTGTGTATCAAATTCAAGTTCCAACTATCTCAATTTTAGAGTTTATAAACAATGTTAAGTTTCTTATAGGCATGGAAGTTATGGAATGAAGGTAAAGCTCTAGAGCTAATGGACCATGGATTAAATGAAACATGCAATCCTAAAGAAGTATTGAGATGTATCCACATTGGCCTATTGTGTGTGCAAAACGTTCCAACAGATAGACCCACCATGGTTGATGTTGTCTCTTTTTTGTCAAATGATGCTATCCAACTTGCTCAGCCAAAGCAGCCAGCATTCTTCATCAATGTTGATACAAACCAACAACAATTGCATACTAACACACAAGAAATTTTCTCCAAAAATAGTTTAACATTATCTGATGTGGATGGCAGATGAAACATGGCAATTTGAGGaatatttagataattaattagTGCAGTGGCAAAGTTACTCTTCATTCATAACTGTTTCATGCTTTTTGCTGAGGAAAAAAAAATGGGTTAATTATTGTGTACAAAGACGATCAACATATAGACCTACTATGATAGATGTTGTCATTAATCTTTCAAATGTTAACATAGATGTTGTCACCTATCTTTTGAATGATATTGCTGAAATACTAACATTGTGgatacatgtgtgatttaatttattttcaacgtGTATTTATATTTCATTTTATACTAGTGGCTGCGAACATAGTCCTTGTGGATAATAAAAAAGGATGCTACTCCATAAAAACGTAACACTTTCTACTTTAGACGGCCTAACCTTTGAATTTCGTTAATTTTTAGTCAatattggctaattttttttaaaaaaatttatttatcttaaattttaaatactaaattataattctttaattttagacattaaattataaattttgcaACAAAATTAGTTAATGTTAAGTAACTGAAAGTTaattctctatactttttttgtcAAGCGTAcactttttattataaatattattttaaaattctaatatcagtaatttctttacaattaatatatttttatttttcaataaaaaatctaaatatacaattaattaaaaaagagtATAAAAAATGAACTTTTAGTTAGTTAACATTagtcaatttttctttttttaatttatgagaattctcttctttttcttaatttagaatttataaaaaatatttggttTCTGAATAAATTCTATTAAtacttaaaaagataaaaattaaaattccataggaaaaattataaaatgatggttaagaaataattaatttagatagATAGAAATAGAATTATGGAAAGAGGATCTAGTGGTTTGGGTTATGTGAGTCCTATAAATAGCAAAATAGAAGCGTAAATAAAAAGCGTGAAGCGCTGAGGGTATAAGCTTGTCTCGTGTCGTGCGCCATCAACGTTCTTTGGTTTTGCGATTCGGACCCAACCCTAATCCCCCTTTTGCATCTCAACCATGTCGACCAAGCAAGGTATCAATCAatcattcttcttccttccttcttgatttctttctttcctctttagATCTGTTAATTAACCATTATTCATGTTGATTTCACAATTCATCTGATTAATTCATTggctaatttattgattgattCTTGATTTCTCTCTCTTATGTTTTGGTGTGGATTTTAGGTGGAAAGGCTAAGCCTTTGAAGAAACCTAAGTCTGACAAGAAAGACTACGATGAGGTACTTCTATAATTACCCCTTTTCTTTGGGAATAATCTTTTTCTATATCatattttgattgttgttgtttttaaacaaaatttccAAGGTTGATGCGCTTTTGGTTCTTATAGTTAGTAATTAGTCTAAGGTCAAAGGGCCTTTAGGGTTTGTACTTTTGGATTATTGATTGTTTCTAATATGTAACCTTGGATAGGTTATTCATATTTACATTCTTGTGGATTTTAGCTATTTGATGATGAACTAAGTTGAAAATCAAGAACTAGATAGGAATGTGTTCGTTTAGAACTAATATAATAAGATTGGAACCTTGGGTGCCTCCTATAAATCACCTTATTTGTGTGGTGTAAGAAGATTTCTGTCTCTGGTTGGCTTCACAAATATTACATTCTATATCTCCTGGCCTAGACATAGTAGAGGGAAAATGGAGTTCATGATTTCTTGATGTTGGTTGGACTCGAGCATGCTCAATCTTTGGGGTTATTTTTAGCTAAGGCAATGTTTTATGTTAAAAGATGCTCTTTCTTATGTTATATCTTAAATGAATATCCAAGAGCGTGTCATTGGGAACCCTACGTGATCCAAGGTGAAAAACTAGGGTTGAATGTTGAAGTAGTGCTCAGACCATAGCTTAAGGCAATAACATAGGTGTTGGCACAGCGCTGTGATGATATAGATGTTCAAGAAACATTTTCCTCTCTTGTTATGCAAGTGTCCTTGATCTGTCTGCCCATGATGATTACGATTATGATGACCATGTTAGCTTCTTTTTCCTTTAACCAGTCTTATTTCTGGTCAGTTGCTCGTATATGAATATGGCACTGTCTACAAATGGAAGTGGGTTTTACTTGTTGGGTGGTTCTAAATTTAGTTATGCATAGGACTTCACTGTTGAAACCTTGCTCCTTGGTTTCATTCACAACGAATTATTTATCTTTGGCTTGATAGTTTATGATGCTTGAAGTATGATAGGCAATCAAGGCCTTGCACAAATTAGTGCAaatgttatttatcttttttgaACTTCTCAATCTGCTTGTGATCTTACAAAATTGATTTCTGTTATTTTGTAGGTTGACATGGCCAACatccaaaagaaaaaagaagaggagaaggttagatattttactttaatttagtatCATGCTTCATTCAGTTGTTCTGTTAGGACGGTAATCCTGTTTATGCTTAACCCTGTTCCATCCCTTAAACAGGCGCTAAAGGAATTGAAAGCCAAGGCGCAACAGAAAGGTTCATTTGGAGGTTCTGGGCTCAAGAAGAGTGGAAAGAAATGAGGGCTCTCAGCCATGATACTTAACATTAGTATACTTCCATCATTAAGCTCTGTAATTACAATTATCATGAGCACATCTCTTATTGTGACCTACTTTTGTTGTTAGTGTTGGTAATGAACCTAGGCATGTCATGATGTGTACTCCCAATAAGTTACTGATTTGTATTTCTACTGTGTGCCCTTCTTGGGTCCTGACTGCTGATAATTccatcttttccttttcttggatTTCGTACACACAAACTTAGTAATGTAGTTAGATATTGTGCTGCCCAAGTTAATGGTTTAACTGTGCCTCAACTGAAAAATAATATTGTTTTACTTTGTCTGACTGTTAATTGGTtaataatatgaattaaaaactaaaataagattgtTAATA
This window harbors:
- the LOC112777398 gene encoding uncharacterized protein isoform X2, with translation MFGSHRLIPFFSHLFPPLFCLINLKKQQQLPSSPPPLLLLPKPTHLVLYMDHRQVSVFISLLLTLHLSLLGVIATKFTLVNKCDYTVWPGIQSNAGAPLSTTGFVLQPGKSTPVTAAAGWSGRFWGRTLCSQNSTGKFSCVTGDCGSGKLECSGNGATGATLAEFTLGSFGGLDFFDVSLVDGYNVPMLVAPIGGSSAGNCTATGCVGDLNGACPSELRVMSEDGKQGVACKSACEAFRSPQYCCTGAYETAETCKPTSYSRIFKSVCPRAYSYAYDDKTSTFTCANADYTITFCPAPSTSTTKADDIGVYWGQNSNEGTLANTCESRKYSYVNIAFLTTFGNGETPVLNLAGHCNHSSKGCTGLSLDIKSCQKQGIKVMLSIGGGSSTSQLTSSKDAKNVSDYLWNNFLGGNSSSRPLGDAVLDGIEFNPGDNGYSIYWMDLARYLKSNSTQNVSIGAAPQCPLVSAENSTFSSGYFDYLSVQFYNNPPCNFVSSSTSGFINAWHQWSNLKVKKIFLGLPASSDEAASGYIPANLLNSQVLPIIRNSSNYGGIMLWDRYSDVKSRYSDSIEFDTGAQASTPAKRNKTHTGNGKRHLVIRIVIGVGAAITICLICYLSCVCWRKYKAEVDTRNRQRKLIHDIGGAAMLSRMNYIAKKFKREANAGDEIEIFSFESMVAATNNFSSSNKLGEGGFGPVYMGRLTNQQEIAIKRLSTSSGQGLTEFKNEAKLIAKLQHTNLVKLIGLCIQREERMLVYEYMSNGSLDLHLFDSERRNVLDWEKRLNIIEGIAQGLLYLHKYSRLKVIHRDLKAGNILLDDEMKPKISDFGMARILGLTGSEEKTNRIVGTHGYMSPEYMLNGVVSPKVDVFSFGVLLLEILSAKKNNSSYNPDFPLLNLIGNAWKLWNEGKALELMDHGLNETCNPKEVLRCIHIGLLCVQNVPTDRPTMVDVVSFLSNDAIQLAQPKQPAFFINVDTNQQQLHTNTQEIFSKNSLTLSDVDGR
- the LOC112777398 gene encoding uncharacterized protein isoform X3 yields the protein MLVAPIGGSSAGNCTATGCVGDLNGACPSELRVMSEDGKQGVACKSACEAFRSPQYCCTGAYETAETCKPTSYSRIFKSVCPRAYSYAYDDKTSTFTCANADYTITFCPAPSTSTTKADDIGVYWGQNSNEGTLANTCESRKYSYVNIAFLTTFGNGETPVLNLAGHCNHSSKGCTGLSLDIKSCQKQGIKVMLSIGGGSSTSQLTSSKDAKNVSDYLWNNFLGGNSSSRPLGDAVLDGIEFNPGDNGYSIYWMDLARYLKSNSTQNVSIGAAPQCPLVSAENSTFSSGYFDYLSVQFYNNPPCNFVSSSTSGFINAWHQWSNLKVKKIFLGLPASSDEAASGYIPANLLNSQVLPIIRNSSNYGGIMLWDRYSDVKSRYSDSIEFDTGAQASTPAKRNKTHTGKAPIPVESIKPHAGNGKRHLVIRIVIGVGAAITICLICYLSCVCWRKYKAEVDTRNRQRKLIHDIGGAAMLSRMNYIAKKFKREANAGDEIEIFSFESMVAATNNFSSSNKLGEGGFGPVYMGRLTNQQEIAIKRLSTSSGQGLTEFKNEAKLIAKLQHTNLVKLIGLCIQREERMLVYEYMSNGSLDLHLFDSERRNVLDWEKRLNIIEGIAQGLLYLHKYSRLKVIHRDLKAGNILLDDEMKPKISDFGMARILGLTGSEEKTNRIVGTHGYMSPEYMLNGVVSPKVDVFSFGVLLLEILSAKKNNSSYNPDFPLLNLIGNAWKLWNEGKALELMDHGLNETCNPKEVLRCIHIGLLCVQNVPTDRPTMVDVVSFLSNDAIQLAQPKQPAFFINVDTNQQQLHTNTQEIFSKNSLTLSDVDGR
- the LOC112777398 gene encoding uncharacterized protein isoform X1, producing the protein MFGSHRLIPFFSHLFPPLFCLINLKKQQQLPSSPPPLLLLPKPTHLVLYMDHRQVSVFISLLLTLHLSLLGVIATKFTLVNKCDYTVWPGIQSNAGAPLSTTGFVLQPGKSTPVTAAAGWSGRFWGRTLCSQNSTGKFSCVTGDCGSGKLECSGNGATGATLAEFTLGSFGGLDFFDVSLVDGYNVPMLVAPIGGSSAGNCTATGCVGDLNGACPSELRVMSEDGKQGVACKSACEAFRSPQYCCTGAYETAETCKPTSYSRIFKSVCPRAYSYAYDDKTSTFTCANADYTITFCPAPSTSTTKADDIGVYWGQNSNEGTLANTCESRKYSYVNIAFLTTFGNGETPVLNLAGHCNHSSKGCTGLSLDIKSCQKQGIKVMLSIGGGSSTSQLTSSKDAKNVSDYLWNNFLGGNSSSRPLGDAVLDGIEFNPGDNGYSIYWMDLARYLKSNSTQNVSIGAAPQCPLVSAENSTFSSGYFDYLSVQFYNNPPCNFVSSSTSGFINAWHQWSNLKVKKIFLGLPASSDEAASGYIPANLLNSQVLPIIRNSSNYGGIMLWDRYSDVKSRYSDSIEFDTGAQASTPAKRNKTHTGKAPIPVESIKPHAGNGKRHLVIRIVIGVGAAITICLICYLSCVCWRKYKAEVDTRNRQRKLIHDIGGAAMLSRMNYIAKKFKREANAGDEIEIFSFESMVAATNNFSSSNKLGEGGFGPVYMGRLTNQQEIAIKRLSTSSGQGLTEFKNEAKLIAKLQHTNLVKLIGLCIQREERMLVYEYMSNGSLDLHLFDSERRNVLDWEKRLNIIEGIAQGLLYLHKYSRLKVIHRDLKAGNILLDDEMKPKISDFGMARILGLTGSEEKTNRIVGTHGYMSPEYMLNGVVSPKVDVFSFGVLLLEILSAKKNNSSYNPDFPLLNLIGNAWKLWNEGKALELMDHGLNETCNPKEVLRCIHIGLLCVQNVPTDRPTMVDVVSFLSNDAIQLAQPKQPAFFINVDTNQQQLHTNTQEIFSKNSLTLSDVDGR